ATTTCTTGAAGAGTTGCAATCTTCCAAGACAGAACCATTTTACCGACTAAATTCGACTAGGACAAGAGGAATTAAGACTTTTTCGCATAGTTAGACAATTATTGTTACAATACAGTGTAAAAATGAAGTTTTATTGTATAGCAAAAGGTGAAGAAGATTTTCGACATGGAGGATGCAACCGCGTATAATAAAGCTAACTATATAAATTAAACTAGAAAGGAAGTGAGCATTTGACGAAAAAGGTTTGGTTCCAGGTAGGTGTCGGTATATTATTGGCATTGTTAATCACGAAATTCTTTTTAGAAGTAAATTATATATTTAGACCGGTTGGAGTTATTTTACAAACGATTATCATGCCTTTAATCTTCGGAGGACTGCTTTATTACATAACGGTACCGATCCAGCAATACTTGGAAAAGAAGAATATGCCAAGATGGGGAAGTATTATAACGATTATGCTCATACTTGTAGCCGTTATTTGGATATTGGTCGCAATCATCGGACCGATGGTGACGAAACAAGTGAATAATTTGGTGGACAATGGGCCAGCTCTCACCCATCAACTCGAGCAACTGAAAGATAAAGCGATCAATCAAAAGGATAATCTACCAGAAGGATTGCAGGATTCCTTGAATTCAGCAGTCGATTCCGTCCAACAGTTTGCGGTAACATTTGGTAAATGGTTCGTGCAATTTGTACAAACATTCGTCCAAGCGGTAGCTTTATTGTTACTTGTACCGTTCTTCTTCTTCTTTATGTTGAAGGATCATGAAAAACTTGCTCCGAAAATTTATAATATTTTTTCTGGTAAGCGACGCATTTGGATCAAGAAGACGTTGGAAGATATTGACCAAGTTTTACGTTCTTATATTCAAGGACAGTTATTAATTAGTGCGATTTTAGCGGTAATTATTTTTATTGGTTACTCTATCATCGGACTTCAGTATGCTTTACTACTAGCCATTCTCGCATTATTCATGAATATCATTCCATTTATCGGACCGTGGATTGCGGTGGCTCCAGCTTTAATCATTGCCTATTTACAAGAACCTAAATTAGTAATTTGGGTCGGAGTCGTTACGCTAGTTGCGCAGCAAATCGATAGTAATTTAATTACGCCGAACGTTATGGGGAAATCACTCGATGTTCATCCACTTACAATCATTACCGTATTATTAGTGGCCGGAAGTCTTGCAGGATTCCTTGGGATTTTGGTTGCTGTGCCTGCTTATGCAGTTGGCAAAGTGATTGTGCAAAATATCTATGAAATGCGTAATGAAATAAGTGAAGCCGCCACGAAGAATGTATAGCGATAGAACTGATCTCCTAGTTTTGTAACTAGGAGGTTTTACGATGGATGAATAAAGCAAAACTACACATCCTAACGAAAACGAAAGGGTGTTAGTCAATGCTGACGGAATTTCCGGTTATTCACACCAATGTATGGGACGCCATGTGGGGTGTTCCAGTTGTTTTGTTCGTGGTATTAATCGTCAAATGGATTTTTAAATTGCCACCTAGTTGGCTTTCAACAGTAGCCACAGTAGTCGCGCTCGCGCTTTCCGTATTCATCAGTCATCCAAAGAATTGGTCTGCCGGAATTTTTATGGGTTTTTTTTATAGTGGTGCGGCAATGGGGATTATCTATTCGACTAAACAATCCTATTATGCGTATCGCAAACGTTAAAAACAGGCCTTCGCATAATGAGCGAAAGCCTGTTTTTCATAGTAATGGACAAAAACCGCAACGTATCAACCCAGGTACATCTTTAGAAAAACAACAAGTTTTGCGAACCGTCGTATTCAACAAAGCGGATGGTTCGGCGCCGTTTAAATAGCTTGCGAAACGAGAGTGATCAGCGATACCCGTCCATGTGGTATCGTTTTTTAGCGTCTCTAAATCCTCTCTTGCTTCCATCTCCGATCCTGGGTCGGATAATAATACATGATATTGCCAGAGCCAGAAACCGAAGATATTTTCCCATAAGGTAAGAGGAGATATGGATACCGCGCTACGCAATGAGGTAATCACTGCATGTGCATCATCCAGCACACGTTTAATATGTGCGTGTCTGTTTTCGTCATCAATCAGTTCCCAGTCTGCGCCATCTACAAATAGGCTAATCGTTTTATTACCGAACTCCTCCCGTGCACCGAACTGTAGATTTTCTGCCGATCCATTCCACATTTCGTCGTATGCGGCTAAATTATAGAGCTGCATGGCGAAAAACATACCCAGTCGACGTACGAAGAACGAGGTCGCGACAACTTCATTCGGACTTTGGCTGACCGTCTGGGCAACTTGGACGACACTCTGTACCTTTGAAGAATCCAGTACGTCCGCTAGCGTGAAGACGGGATGTGTGGGCTGTTCCAAGTACACACTGTAACTATTCAATTCTCTGATTTGGTCTGATGTAAGTGTAGTCATATCTTCAGTATAATCAAACTACTTTGCGGAAACAACCCGAACGTGATGCCTGCCCAACCAGTTTACTAGGCCTTTACATACAATAGGCAGTGAAGAGGTGGTGAAGAGTGGAGACTCATGAATTAGCTCGTAATGAATCATTTGAGGTGGAGCAAAGGGAATGGAAGTTGCGGCAACGCAAAGAACGCGGCAAGCAATTGCTGACGATTGTGTCGCCGGTATTCCTGTTGGTGCTATGGGAAGTGATGTCGAGAACGGGTATTTTAGATATTCGCTTTTTCCCGCCGCCTAGTACGATTGTGCAAACCTTTTATGACATGATTGTGAGCGGCGTGATGGCGAAACATGTTGGTGTCTCATTGTATCGGATTTTCATCGGATTTTTAGCAGGTGTTATTCCGGGTATTATCGTTGGTTTATTGATGGGGTTATACTCTCCAATCCGGCATTTCGTGCAACCGATCGTTATGGCGCTTATGCCGATTCCGACATTGGCATTATTGCCGATCATTATTATTTTATTCGGAATTGGAGATTTGTCGAAGGTCGTGACAATTGCAGGAAGTGTGTTTTTCCCAGTTGTCATCAATACGGCGGCGGGTGTATTAAATATCGATAAAATTTATTTGGATGTTGCCAATAATTATCAAACGAGCCAGTGGAACTTCTTCTTTAAAATCGCTCTTCCTGGTGCACTGCCTGTTATGCTCGAAGGAATCCAGATGGGGCAGGCAATTGCACTATTGACGATTGTGGCGGCAGAGATGATGGGAGCGACTTCTGGGATCGGTTATTTGATATGGACGTCCTATAAAGCCTTCTTATTACCCGAAATGTATGTGGGATTAATACTCATCTCCTTTTTTGGTTATTTATTCTCGCTTATACTGCGTGCGCTTCAAAATAAACTACTACCATGGAGGTGAAGGAAATGAAGGGGAAGCCAAAGATCACGGTGGATGGACTAATGAAAGCTTTTTACAAGAAACAGGGGAGTGTCATTGCGCTCGAAGATATATCCCTAACAGTGGATGAAGGGGAATTTGTTTGTCTTGTTGGACCGAGTGGATGCGGCAAAACGACACTGTTACGTATTTTGGCAGGACTTGAACAGCCGAGTGTCGGGAGTTTCACCATTGCGACAGAAACGAATGATCGTCCGTTGCAATCGATGGTATTCCAGGAACGTGGTGTCATTCCGTGGCTGACGGTACGCGAAAATGTGGCCTTCGGGTTGAAGATGCGTGACTTACCAAAAGCATTCATTAATGATCGAACGGACTATTACTTGAAGAAGACGGGATTGGAACGTTTCGCTTCTTTATACCCAAAGGAATTGTCTGGCGGAATGAAGCAACGGGTGAGTATTGCGAGGGCTTTTGCAAATGACCCGGAGATTTTATTGATGGATGAACCGTTTGGTGCACTTGATGAACAAAACCGCTTTATTTTGCAGGAAGAATTGCTGAGTATTTGGGCCGAAACGAAAAAGACGGTGTTGTTCATTACACATAGTATTGATGAAGCGTTATTGCTTAGTGATCGGATTTTATTGATGGGGGCTCAACCAGGGAAAATCATCGAAGAAATTATTATTGATAAACCGAGGCCGAGAAAGATGGAGGATGTCCGAAAAGATCCTGAAATGGCAGCAAAATTCATCGAGATCTGGCATCACTTACAAGAGGAAGTACAGAAATCTAGAGAATAAATGATAAAAGGAGAGATGATGTGGGGAAATGGATGAAGAAGGCAGGATTATTTAGCCTATTATCGGTCGTCTTGATGATGGGGGCATGTTCTCCAAAAGAAGTTGCGAAGCCTGTAACGAATGACGGCAAGCCGGCGTCAGGAGATTTGGCGCCACTTGAGAAACAAGCGAAGGTATTTATAGCAGAAGATGGGGCTGCTTCTGGAGCTGGTTTCTATATTGCGAAAGAAAAGGGCTATTTTGAAGACTACAATATCCGTGTAGACTTTGCGGACTTTGCAAACAGCGATGACATGTTGCCTGCACTAGCTGCCGGTGAAGTGGATATCGCGGGTGGCGTTTCTACTGCATCATTCTTTAACGCGATTGCGCAAGGAATTGACGTACGGATCATCGCGGATAAAGGTCATAATATGCCCGGCAAGTCTTATTTCAGTTTCGTCATCGGTAATCATATGGTCGATGAAATTAAGGAGTACAGCGACTTTAAAGGAAAGAAAATCGCAGTATCGTCTCGCAACTCGATCGATGGATATATCTATGAAGAGATGCTGAAGCATGCTGGCTTGACAGAAGAGGATGTAGAATATGTGCATATCGCGGACTTCGGCGCAATGCTTGGAGCGATTGATTCAGGTACGATTGATGCAGCATTGAATATTGAGCCGCTTATCGCGCAAGGTATCCATCAAGGTTTTCACGTGCGTTTTGGTGACGCTACCGATTATGCACCTGAATCGCAGATCGCTATGGTGTTGGCTTCACCGCAGTTCATGGCGAATAAAGAACTTTCGTTACGCTTTATGGCAGCCTATCTAAAAGGGGTACGTGACTATAATGACGCGTTCTTTAAAAATAAAGGTAAAGAAGAGATTATAGATATCATGGTGAAACACACGGCGCTAAAAGATCCTGAGTTATGGGAGAGAGTGTCTGTAACGGGGCTCGATCCGAACGGTAAGATGTTTATTGACGACATTAAGAAGCAGTATGAGATGTACAAAGCGAACGGCGCGATACGTGGTGAGATTGACTTCGATAAGTCTGTTGATCCGTCACTTGTCGAGCGTGCGATTAAAGAGATTGGAGTATACGAGGATTGATAGTTGGTGGAGCTGTCGGAGAAGTCATGATGTTTGTGACTTCTGGCGATGGCTTCATTTTTTGCTCTGGAAAGGCTGTTGGGGTAGGGATTGGCGTGTAGGAGGGGGCGCGTTCCTGAGGGCCTGCGGCGAGCCAACTGTTCGCTAGTGCAAAGATACGTTCCTCACACATCATTTTCACTGACGAAAGGCGGAATTCTCTATGAATTTGGCTATAATCTGACAAAAAACATGCTAAAATAATAGGACTGATTAGTGGAAGTATGGTGAGGGACATGAGGAAATACATAGGTGAGATTGGGTTGACGATCACCGCTATTATTTGGGGGAGCGGCTTTGTGATGAGCGCACTCGCCTTGGAGTATTACACGCCGTATCAAATATTGGCCGTACGTTTTACAATAGGGGCGCTATTACTTAGTGTCGTTTTCCATAAACGGCTGCTTCGGGTGGACAAGTCGGTACTATGGAAAGGTGCATTGCTAGGTGTATTGTTGTATGCAGCATTTGCTTTGCAAACGGTAGGCTTGCAGTTTACGACTCCTTCGAAAAATGCTTTTTTAACTGGTGTCAATGTAGTGATGGTCCCGTTTATCGCACTCATTTTATATAAGCGGAAGCTGGATACCTTTGAATTGTTTGGCGCGGTATTGGCATTGATTGGAGTGGCGGTTTTATCATTGCAGTGGTCCACCTCTATTAACATTGGCGATATGCTGACGCTCGGTTGTGCTGTGATGTTCGCGTTTCATATTTTCTACACGGCACGATTTGTCCGCACAGAAGATGCGATCTTGCTGACGTTATTGCAAATGGTTGCCGCCGCTGCGATCAGTTGGGTGACCGTTATTGGGATGGGCGAGATGTCATTCTCCATGGAACCAAAAGGTTTGAGTTCGGTGCTATACTTAGCTGTATTCTCTACGACTCTGGCATTCTTGATGCAGACAGTTGGACAAAAGCACTTGTCAGAAACGAAAGCGGCCATTATATTATCGACGGAATCAGTTTGGGGTATGATTTTCTCTGTAGCCCTTGCCTATGAACTGTTGACGTTCCGTATGTTCTTAGGTGCACTCATTATCTTCATTGCCATTTTATTATCCGAAGTTAGACCGCAACTGTTGAAAAAACGCATTTTGCCACAAGTACGAAAGCGTGAAATTTGAAAAAGGGTTGTCCAACGAGTCATTAACTGACCTGAGGACAACCCTTTTCTATACATTCTTTGCAGCTAATGAAGTTTGATAGCTATGCAATGACATGCCTCCGATAATGACCAGCACACCGACTAATGAAAGAGCGCTTGGTACTGGCAAGCTAAGCAATAGTATCTCTCCGAGCATGGCGAAAATTAATTCGACGGATTGCGTAGCTTCGACTGCTGCCAGTTTTCCTTGATCATGCTGCACCATATCCGTTGCCATGAAGAATAGTGAAGTGGCGATCACGCCTGAACTGACTGAGACAATTAATGATTGCACGACTTGGCTCATAGAGGGCAAGCCGACAGTTGCTGTTGCATACATCGCCAGCAGTAACCAAATCGGTATCGTCATCAGGGTCATCGCTAGTACACGCTGGAACATATCGAGCCGTCCCCCGACTAGATTCATCATTTTTCGATTGCCGAGTGGATAGGAGAACGCAGCTATGACAAGCGGCAAGGTACCAAGGAGAATCGTTTTCGTCGATACGCTCCCTGCATGTGGAATCTGGATCAGCACAACCCCGACTAAGATGACCAAAGAAATAACCAATGATGCAGCGGGAATACGGTGACGAATCGTGCGTATTTCGCCGTCTTCTGTTTTGGCTTGGAACGTGAAGAAGGGCGCTAGCAACACTCCAGCCACGATGGTCATCTGCCAGGTTCCTGCAACGAGCCACCCTGGACTATAACCAGCAGAAAACGTCAGAGGACCGTAAAACAGCACGAATGCTACGCAACTCCAGATGAAAAATGGCCAAGGTGCCGCAGTCATCTCCCGTTTGACGCTAGACAGGCCACCGCGCATGGCTACGATGATCACTAGGAACGGTACCATGAAGAAATAACGCAAGGATGCACTCCACATCCAGCTACCACCGTCCAGTTCCATCGACCGGTTCAGCACAAAAGTCACCGCGAAAAAGAGTGCAGACAATATGCCGATTCCAATTGCTTTCATGCGTTTAACCGCGTTGCTCTTGAAGTTTTAGCGCTTCAATAATGACTTGTGTAGCTTTCACCATATTGTCTGCTGAGATAAATTCGTACTTACCGTGGTAATTTTCACCGCCTGTGAAGATGTTTGGCGTTGGCATTCCCATGTAGGAAAGTTGTGAACCATCCGTACCACCACGAATCGGTGCAATTTTTGGTTCAATATCGAGACTACGATAAACCTCTTCCATTAC
This window of the Sporosarcina ureae genome carries:
- a CDS encoding AI-2E family transporter — encoded protein: MTKKVWFQVGVGILLALLITKFFLEVNYIFRPVGVILQTIIMPLIFGGLLYYITVPIQQYLEKKNMPRWGSIITIMLILVAVIWILVAIIGPMVTKQVNNLVDNGPALTHQLEQLKDKAINQKDNLPEGLQDSLNSAVDSVQQFAVTFGKWFVQFVQTFVQAVALLLLVPFFFFFMLKDHEKLAPKIYNIFSGKRRIWIKKTLEDIDQVLRSYIQGQLLISAILAVIIFIGYSIIGLQYALLLAILALFMNIIPFIGPWIAVAPALIIAYLQEPKLVIWVGVVTLVAQQIDSNLITPNVMGKSLDVHPLTIITVLLVAGSLAGFLGILVAVPAYAVGKVIVQNIYEMRNEISEAATKNV
- a CDS encoding ABC transporter permease, with the protein product METHELARNESFEVEQREWKLRQRKERGKQLLTIVSPVFLLVLWEVMSRTGILDIRFFPPPSTIVQTFYDMIVSGVMAKHVGVSLYRIFIGFLAGVIPGIIVGLLMGLYSPIRHFVQPIVMALMPIPTLALLPIIIILFGIGDLSKVVTIAGSVFFPVVINTAAGVLNIDKIYLDVANNYQTSQWNFFFKIALPGALPVMLEGIQMGQAIALLTIVAAEMMGATSGIGYLIWTSYKAFLLPEMYVGLILISFFGYLFSLILRALQNKLLPWR
- a CDS encoding ABC transporter ATP-binding protein is translated as MKGKPKITVDGLMKAFYKKQGSVIALEDISLTVDEGEFVCLVGPSGCGKTTLLRILAGLEQPSVGSFTIATETNDRPLQSMVFQERGVIPWLTVRENVAFGLKMRDLPKAFINDRTDYYLKKTGLERFASLYPKELSGGMKQRVSIARAFANDPEILLMDEPFGALDEQNRFILQEELLSIWAETKKTVLFITHSIDEALLLSDRILLMGAQPGKIIEEIIIDKPRPRKMEDVRKDPEMAAKFIEIWHHLQEEVQKSRE
- a CDS encoding ABC transporter substrate-binding protein; translated protein: MKKAGLFSLLSVVLMMGACSPKEVAKPVTNDGKPASGDLAPLEKQAKVFIAEDGAASGAGFYIAKEKGYFEDYNIRVDFADFANSDDMLPALAAGEVDIAGGVSTASFFNAIAQGIDVRIIADKGHNMPGKSYFSFVIGNHMVDEIKEYSDFKGKKIAVSSRNSIDGYIYEEMLKHAGLTEEDVEYVHIADFGAMLGAIDSGTIDAALNIEPLIAQGIHQGFHVRFGDATDYAPESQIAMVLASPQFMANKELSLRFMAAYLKGVRDYNDAFFKNKGKEEIIDIMVKHTALKDPELWERVSVTGLDPNGKMFIDDIKKQYEMYKANGAIRGEIDFDKSVDPSLVERAIKEIGVYED
- a CDS encoding DMT family transporter, producing MRKYIGEIGLTITAIIWGSGFVMSALALEYYTPYQILAVRFTIGALLLSVVFHKRLLRVDKSVLWKGALLGVLLYAAFALQTVGLQFTTPSKNAFLTGVNVVMVPFIALILYKRKLDTFELFGAVLALIGVAVLSLQWSTSINIGDMLTLGCAVMFAFHIFYTARFVRTEDAILLTLLQMVAAAAISWVTVIGMGEMSFSMEPKGLSSVLYLAVFSTTLAFLMQTVGQKHLSETKAAIILSTESVWGMIFSVALAYELLTFRMFLGALIIFIAILLSEVRPQLLKKRILPQVRKREI
- a CDS encoding multidrug resistance efflux transporter family protein — protein: MKAIGIGILSALFFAVTFVLNRSMELDGGSWMWSASLRYFFMVPFLVIIVAMRGGLSSVKREMTAAPWPFFIWSCVAFVLFYGPLTFSAGYSPGWLVAGTWQMTIVAGVLLAPFFTFQAKTEDGEIRTIRHRIPAASLVISLVILVGVVLIQIPHAGSVSTKTILLGTLPLVIAAFSYPLGNRKMMNLVGGRLDMFQRVLAMTLMTIPIWLLLAMYATATVGLPSMSQVVQSLIVSVSSGVIATSLFFMATDMVQHDQGKLAAVEATQSVELIFAMLGEILLLSLPVPSALSLVGVLVIIGGMSLHSYQTSLAAKNV